The Miltoncostaea oceani genome includes a region encoding these proteins:
- a CDS encoding response regulator, protein MSDPIRILLVDDHAVLRSGLRLLLEREEGLEPVGEAGTAEEALRALPRLTPDVVVIDIEMPGMGGIEGAAMIRQRAPDARILFLSMHDQARDVRRAFDAGADGYLLKSAADEDLVRAVRAVAAGDRYVHPALGAVLAAPAPHGPLDELTIREREVLRLLALGHTNQEIAEKLIVSVRTVESHRAHVMTKLRVTTRAGLVHVALEAGLLSEED, encoded by the coding sequence GTGAGCGATCCCATCCGCATCCTGCTGGTGGACGACCACGCCGTCCTGCGCTCGGGCCTGCGCCTGCTGCTCGAGCGCGAGGAGGGCCTGGAGCCCGTCGGCGAGGCGGGGACGGCGGAGGAGGCGCTGCGCGCCCTGCCCCGGCTCACGCCCGACGTCGTCGTCATCGACATCGAGATGCCCGGCATGGGCGGCATCGAGGGCGCCGCGATGATCCGGCAGCGCGCCCCCGACGCCCGGATCCTCTTCCTCTCCATGCACGACCAGGCCCGCGACGTGCGGCGCGCGTTCGACGCGGGCGCCGACGGCTACCTCCTGAAGTCGGCGGCCGACGAGGACCTCGTGCGGGCGGTGCGCGCCGTCGCCGCGGGCGATCGCTACGTGCACCCCGCCCTCGGCGCGGTGCTCGCGGCGCCCGCGCCCCACGGCCCCCTCGACGAGCTCACGATCCGCGAGCGCGAGGTGCTGCGCCTGCTCGCGCTCGGCCACACGAACCAGGAGATCGCCGAGAAGCTGATCGTGAGCGTGCGCACCGTCGAGAGCCACCGCGCCCACGTGATGACGAAGCTCCGGGTCACGACCCGCGCGGGCCTCGTCCACGTCGCCCTGGAGGCGGGCCTGCTGTCCGAGGAGGACTGA
- a CDS encoding phosphoketolase family protein, which yields MTHDELRRIDAWWRAANYLSVGQIYLLDNPLLREPLDITHVKPRLLGHWGTSSGLNLVYAHVNRAITARDLEAMYVIGPGHGGPAIVANAWLEGTYSEVYPEIGRDEDGMRRLFRQFSFPGGIPSHVAPETPGSIHEGGELGYALAHAYGAAFDNPDLVVACVVGDGEAETGPLAASWHSNAFLDPVHDGAVLPILHLNGYKIANPTVLARIAPEQLTRLMEGYGHAPILVEGDDPGTVHRLMADAMDRALDEIARIRVAARSGGVRSRPAWPMIVLRTPKGWTGPSVVDGVQVEGTFRSHQVPLSGLADRPDHLRMLESWMRSYRPEELFDADGAPVAELAALPPRGDRRMSASPHANGGALLRPLSLPDFHDHAVDVPAPGATTAEATRVLGGYVREVMAASAGDRNFRLFGPDETASNRLGDVFDATDRAWEIATVPGDDHLATDGRVMEVLSEHMCQGWLEGYLLTGRHGLFSCYEAFIHIVDSMFNQHAKWLKVTRGLPWRRPVASLNYLLTSHVWRQDHNGFSHQDPGFIDHVVNKKAEIVRVYLPPDANTLLSVADHCLRSRDYVNVIVAGKQAAPQWLTMDEAVLHCTRGIGVWEWASTDEGHDPDVVLACAGDVPTLEAVAAAGLLRTHLPGLRVRLVNVVDLMRLQPEAEHPHGLPDAEFDALFTVDRPVVFAYHGYPWLIHRLIYRRTNHANVHVRGYREEGTTTTPFDMLMLNDLDRYHLVIDVIDRVPGLGQRAAGLRQRMVDERLRLRAHTRATGEDHPDVRGWPPPAAGREGG from the coding sequence ATGACGCACGACGAGCTCCGGAGGATCGACGCCTGGTGGAGGGCGGCCAACTACCTGTCGGTCGGGCAGATCTACCTGCTCGACAACCCCCTGCTGCGCGAGCCGCTCGACATCACCCACGTCAAGCCGCGCCTGCTCGGCCACTGGGGGACCTCCTCCGGCCTGAACCTCGTGTACGCCCACGTGAACCGGGCCATCACCGCCCGCGACCTCGAGGCGATGTACGTCATCGGCCCGGGGCACGGGGGGCCCGCGATCGTCGCGAACGCGTGGCTCGAGGGGACCTACAGCGAGGTGTACCCCGAGATCGGGCGCGACGAGGACGGCATGCGCCGGCTGTTCCGCCAGTTCTCGTTCCCCGGGGGGATCCCCAGCCACGTCGCCCCCGAGACGCCCGGCTCGATCCACGAGGGCGGCGAGCTCGGGTACGCCCTCGCCCACGCCTACGGGGCCGCCTTCGACAACCCCGACCTGGTCGTCGCGTGCGTCGTCGGTGACGGCGAGGCCGAGACCGGCCCGCTCGCCGCGAGCTGGCACTCGAACGCGTTCCTCGACCCCGTCCACGACGGCGCCGTGCTGCCGATCCTGCACCTCAACGGCTACAAGATCGCCAACCCCACGGTGCTCGCCCGGATCGCCCCGGAGCAGCTCACCCGTCTGATGGAGGGGTACGGCCACGCGCCGATCCTCGTGGAGGGGGACGACCCCGGCACCGTCCACCGGCTGATGGCGGACGCGATGGACCGGGCCCTCGACGAGATCGCCCGCATCCGCGTCGCGGCGCGCTCCGGCGGGGTCCGCTCCCGTCCGGCGTGGCCGATGATCGTGCTGCGGACGCCGAAGGGCTGGACCGGCCCGTCCGTCGTCGACGGCGTGCAGGTGGAGGGCACCTTCCGGTCCCACCAGGTCCCCCTCAGCGGGCTCGCGGACCGGCCGGACCACCTGCGCATGCTCGAGTCGTGGATGCGCTCCTACCGGCCGGAGGAGCTGTTCGACGCCGACGGCGCCCCCGTCGCGGAGCTGGCGGCGCTGCCCCCGCGCGGCGACCGCCGCATGAGCGCGAGCCCCCACGCCAACGGCGGCGCCCTGCTGCGGCCGCTGTCGCTGCCCGACTTCCACGACCACGCCGTCGACGTGCCGGCCCCCGGCGCGACGACGGCGGAGGCGACACGGGTGCTCGGCGGCTACGTCCGCGAGGTGATGGCCGCGAGCGCCGGCGACCGCAACTTCCGCCTCTTCGGCCCCGACGAGACCGCGTCGAACCGCCTCGGGGACGTCTTCGACGCGACGGACCGCGCGTGGGAGATCGCGACCGTGCCGGGCGACGACCACCTGGCGACCGACGGCCGCGTCATGGAGGTGCTCAGCGAGCACATGTGCCAGGGCTGGCTGGAGGGCTACCTGCTCACCGGCCGGCACGGCCTGTTCAGCTGCTACGAGGCCTTCATCCACATCGTCGACTCGATGTTCAACCAGCACGCCAAGTGGCTGAAGGTCACGCGCGGCCTGCCGTGGCGCCGCCCCGTCGCGTCGCTCAACTACCTGCTGACCTCCCACGTCTGGCGCCAGGACCACAACGGCTTCTCGCACCAGGACCCGGGCTTCATCGACCACGTCGTCAACAAGAAGGCCGAGATCGTGCGGGTGTACCTGCCGCCCGACGCGAACACCCTGCTGTCGGTGGCCGACCACTGCCTGCGCTCCCGCGACTACGTCAACGTGATCGTCGCCGGCAAGCAGGCGGCGCCGCAGTGGCTGACGATGGACGAGGCGGTGCTGCACTGCACCCGCGGCATCGGCGTCTGGGAGTGGGCGAGCACCGACGAGGGCCACGACCCCGACGTGGTGCTCGCGTGCGCCGGCGACGTGCCGACGCTGGAGGCGGTCGCCGCCGCCGGCCTGCTGCGTACGCACCTCCCCGGCCTGCGCGTGCGGCTCGTGAACGTCGTCGACCTGATGCGCCTGCAGCCCGAGGCGGAGCACCCCCACGGCCTGCCCGACGCGGAGTTCGACGCCCTCTTCACCGTCGACCGGCCCGTGGTGTTCGCGTACCACGGCTATCCGTGGCTCATCCACCGCCTGATCTACCGGCGGACCAACCACGCGAACGTCCACGTGCGCGGCTACCGCGAGGAGGGGACGACCACCACCCCCTTCGACATGCTCATGCTCAACGACCTCGACCGGTACCACCTGGTGATCGACGTCATCGACCGCGTGCCCGGCCTCGGGCAGCGCGCGGCGGGCCTGCGGCAGCGGATGGTCGACGAGCGCCTGCGCCTGCGTGCCCACACGCGGGCCACGGGGGAGGACCACCCCGACGTGAGGGGCTGGCCGCCGCCGGCCGCGGGTCGCGAGGGGGGGTGA
- a CDS encoding GAF domain-containing sensor histidine kinase: MADGHHGAAATPSPADRHIDAELLRVVAEVAHLDAVVLLVTDAAGSAVRGSWPADRAGREADLPGPDELAALLAEVGGAGGPLVGARAAVDDGVEVGLHGTSRPGAAPPDEATARAMEAFAGLLASRIGLDAARRRAEDARARMASLVDAGLSLGRELALDDLLTRIVQSARVVLGARYAALGVLDASGTELARFVTAGLTEEEREAIGPLPRGRGLLGVLIRDARPLRLERIADDPRSSGFPSNHPPMQSFLGVPVALRGQAFGNLYLTDKAGGPFTEEDEQIAMTLAAQAAVAVDNVRRYESERRRADEIESVTEVARAILTTLDVDALLPLVARRARRLTGADTIGVAVRDGDELVFRYAHGIDALGLEGSRGPLAVEDLAAALRATLGAPVVAASELEVDGRTAGALVAVSWQPFDAGARRLLDAFSSQVAVALANARRVASERDQLRETARRETEATAARASAEGLRRAVSAQEAERARIARELHDESGQVLTALAVHLKALEDDVGPEARERIVEMRRQLTGASASLRELATRLRPAAVEEHGLEDAIAEQAARLRRTGVQVDVDTRGLGDHLSGEIQTVLFRVVQESLTNIARHSGAARASVVITASGGRLRLVVEDDGCGFDTQEPTSRLGLAGIRERIELLGGGLRIESSPGAGTAVVVDLETP, encoded by the coding sequence GTGGCCGACGGACACCACGGGGCCGCCGCGACCCCGAGCCCCGCTGATCGGCACATCGACGCCGAGCTCCTGCGCGTGGTCGCCGAGGTCGCCCACCTCGACGCGGTCGTCCTCCTGGTCACCGACGCCGCGGGATCGGCGGTGCGCGGGTCGTGGCCGGCGGACCGCGCCGGGCGGGAGGCGGACCTGCCGGGACCCGACGAGCTCGCGGCGCTCCTCGCGGAGGTCGGCGGTGCCGGGGGACCGCTGGTCGGTGCCCGCGCGGCGGTCGACGACGGCGTGGAGGTCGGCCTGCACGGCACGTCCCGGCCGGGGGCGGCGCCCCCCGACGAGGCGACGGCCCGGGCGATGGAGGCGTTCGCGGGCCTGCTGGCGTCGCGGATCGGGCTCGACGCCGCACGCCGCCGCGCCGAGGACGCCCGCGCGCGGATGGCGAGCCTCGTCGACGCCGGCCTGTCGCTGGGCCGCGAGCTGGCGCTCGACGACCTGCTCACCCGGATCGTCCAGTCGGCCCGCGTCGTGCTCGGGGCGCGCTACGCCGCCCTCGGGGTGCTCGACGCCTCCGGCACCGAGCTCGCCCGCTTCGTGACGGCGGGGTTGACGGAGGAGGAGCGCGAGGCGATCGGCCCCCTGCCGCGCGGCCGGGGCCTGCTCGGCGTCCTCATCCGGGACGCCCGCCCCCTGCGGCTCGAGCGCATCGCGGACGACCCGCGGTCCTCCGGCTTCCCGTCCAACCACCCGCCGATGCAGTCGTTCCTCGGGGTGCCCGTCGCCCTGCGCGGCCAGGCGTTCGGCAACCTCTACCTCACCGACAAGGCCGGCGGCCCCTTCACGGAGGAGGACGAGCAGATCGCGATGACCCTCGCCGCCCAGGCCGCCGTCGCCGTCGACAACGTCCGGCGCTACGAGAGCGAGCGCCGCCGCGCCGACGAGATCGAGAGCGTCACCGAGGTCGCCCGGGCCATCCTCACGACGCTCGACGTGGATGCCCTGCTGCCACTCGTCGCGCGCCGCGCCCGCCGCCTCACCGGCGCCGACACGATCGGCGTCGCGGTGCGCGACGGCGACGAGCTCGTGTTCCGGTACGCCCACGGCATCGACGCCCTCGGCCTCGAGGGCAGCCGCGGGCCGCTCGCGGTCGAGGACCTCGCGGCGGCGCTGCGCGCGACCCTCGGGGCCCCCGTCGTCGCCGCGTCGGAGCTCGAGGTGGACGGGAGGACGGCGGGGGCGCTCGTCGCCGTCAGCTGGCAGCCCTTCGACGCGGGCGCGCGGCGGCTGCTCGACGCGTTCTCCAGCCAGGTGGCCGTCGCCCTCGCCAACGCCCGGCGCGTCGCCAGCGAACGCGACCAGCTCCGCGAGACGGCGCGGCGCGAGACGGAGGCGACCGCCGCCCGGGCGTCGGCGGAGGGCCTGCGCCGCGCGGTCAGCGCGCAGGAGGCCGAGCGGGCCCGGATCGCCCGGGAGCTCCACGACGAGTCGGGCCAGGTGCTGACCGCCTTGGCCGTCCACCTCAAGGCGCTCGAGGACGACGTCGGCCCGGAGGCGCGGGAGCGCATCGTCGAGATGCGGCGGCAGCTGACGGGGGCGTCGGCGAGCCTGCGCGAGCTCGCCACCCGGCTGCGTCCCGCCGCGGTCGAGGAGCACGGCCTGGAGGACGCGATCGCCGAGCAGGCGGCCCGGCTGCGGCGCACCGGGGTGCAGGTGGACGTCGACACGCGGGGGCTCGGCGACCACCTCTCGGGCGAGATCCAGACCGTCCTCTTCCGCGTCGTCCAGGAGTCGCTGACGAACATCGCGCGCCACAGCGGCGCCGCCCGGGCCAGCGTCGTCATCACCGCCTCGGGCGGGCGCCTGCGCCTCGTCGTCGAGGACGACGGCTGCGGATTCGACACGCAGGAGCCGACGAGCCGCCTCGGGCTCGCCGGCATCCGCGAGCGCATCGAGCTGCTGGGTGGCGGCCTGCGCATCGAGTCGTCCCCCGGGGCGGGCACCGCCGTCGTCGTCGACCTGGAGACACCGTGA